The Pedobacter roseus genome contains a region encoding:
- a CDS encoding gluconate:H+ symporter: protein MTIIIVFLCIALLILMISVFKINAFLAFLIVSVLTGVGLGIPLPKIAGAVEKGMGDVLGSLVIIITTGAMLGKLVAESGAAQKIAQVLMNAFGTKHIQWAMVITGFVIGIPLYYGIGFVLMVPLIFSVVYRYKLPALYIGLPMLAALSVTHGFLPPHPSPSALVVQFKANMGLTLFYGMLVAIPAIVIGGPLFAKTLKQIPSTPMASFTAKELPENELPGTFISLFTALLPVLLLGLASFLPLFLHPGSAIIPIVTFLGHPSIVMLIVLILASYFLGISRGKKMEYLSAIYGEALKDIALILLIIAGSGALKQILTESGVSNEIATYLQGLSIEPLFLAWLIAALIRFCVGSATVAGLTTAGIIVPLMVATHTDPNLMVLSVGAGSLMFSHVNDAGFWMFKEYFNLSLKDTFRSWALMESIVGTAGLAGVLLLKTIIS, encoded by the coding sequence ACTCCCAAAAATTGCCGGTGCAGTGGAGAAAGGCATGGGTGATGTTTTAGGTTCATTAGTCATTATTATTACTACTGGCGCCATGCTCGGAAAGTTAGTTGCCGAGAGCGGGGCGGCGCAAAAAATCGCCCAGGTTTTGATGAACGCCTTCGGGACCAAACACATTCAATGGGCCATGGTCATCACCGGTTTTGTGATCGGGATACCGCTGTATTATGGAATCGGTTTTGTACTCATGGTACCGCTCATTTTTTCTGTGGTTTACCGCTATAAATTACCCGCGTTATACATTGGCCTGCCCATGCTTGCGGCACTTTCTGTTACACATGGTTTTTTACCCCCACATCCCTCGCCATCTGCGCTGGTGGTACAATTCAAGGCCAATATGGGACTCACCTTATTTTATGGGATGCTGGTTGCCATACCGGCAATCGTTATTGGTGGTCCGCTGTTTGCCAAAACTTTAAAGCAAATTCCTTCAACGCCAATGGCATCTTTTACCGCAAAAGAACTGCCTGAAAATGAATTGCCCGGAACATTTATCAGCCTGTTTACGGCACTATTACCTGTACTTTTATTGGGGCTGGCTTCTTTTCTTCCACTGTTTTTACATCCGGGCTCAGCCATTATTCCGATAGTAACATTTTTGGGCCATCCTTCCATTGTTATGCTGATCGTTTTAATTTTGGCCAGTTATTTTTTAGGGATTTCGAGAGGGAAAAAAATGGAATACCTTTCCGCTATTTACGGTGAAGCTTTAAAAGATATCGCACTGATTTTACTGATTATTGCCGGATCGGGGGCACTAAAACAGATTTTGACAGAGAGTGGGGTAAGTAACGAAATTGCCACCTACCTGCAGGGGTTATCCATCGAACCCTTGTTTTTGGCCTGGCTCATTGCCGCCCTCATCCGCTTTTGCGTTGGCTCTGCCACTGTTGCCGGTTTAACCACCGCAGGTATTATAGTGCCCTTGATGGTGGCCACCCATACCGATCCAAACCTAATGGTTTTATCCGTAGGGGCAGGTAGTTTAATGTTTTCGCACGTAAACGATGCCGGCTTTTGGATGTTTAAAGAATACTTTAATTTAAGCCTTAAAGATACTTTTCGTTCCTGGGCATTAATGGAATCAATAGTCGGTACAGCAGGGCTTGCCGGCGTACTTTTACTTAAAACAATTATATCATAA
- a CDS encoding RidA family protein, whose protein sequence is MENLSADARFEKLGLNLPPAPAPLGVYKPYLIDGKYLYLSGHGPVQDDKSLIIGRIGSDLNQDEGKVAAKQVGLTMLSTIKTNLGSLDKIKRVIKVLGMVNCTPDFEKHPFIINGCSELFAEVWGSENGIGVRSAVGFGSLPDNIPVEIEALFELY, encoded by the coding sequence ATGGAAAATTTATCTGCAGATGCACGCTTTGAAAAACTTGGTTTAAATCTGCCACCAGCACCAGCACCATTGGGCGTTTATAAACCTTATCTTATTGATGGGAAATACCTGTACCTGAGCGGGCATGGTCCTGTTCAGGATGATAAATCATTGATTATTGGCCGCATAGGGTCTGATCTCAATCAGGATGAGGGTAAAGTTGCCGCAAAGCAAGTGGGTTTAACCATGCTCTCCACCATTAAAACCAATTTAGGAAGCCTGGATAAAATTAAAAGGGTAATCAAGGTTTTGGGTATGGTAAATTGTACGCCTGATTTTGAAAAACATCCTTTTATCATTAATGGCTGCAGCGAACTTTTCGCCGAGGTTTGGGGCAGCGAAAATGGGATCGGTGTACGCAGTGCCGTTGGTTTTGGCTCACTGCCCGATAATATCCCGGTAGAAATTGAAGCTTTATTTGAACTGTATTAA
- a CDS encoding D-TA family PLP-dependent enzyme, with product MTEKQWYHLERPDSVESPGLVFYEDRIKANIQLLISMIDDISRLRPHVKTHKSAEVCKLLMDAGISKFKCATIAEAEMLALCGAADVLLAYQPIGPNVNRFITLQQQYPLTRFSCLVDNETTAQVLATLSQSNKLKSVVFIDVNVGMDRTGILPVNVLDLYAKLAQMEGLILKGLHAYDGHIHDSGFPIRSEKARTIIDVLNYLSAEINSRLKQQPVIVAGGTPTFTIYNTQTAFDCSPGTFALWDKGYQDAFEEQHFFTAALVVSRIVSLPGINLICCDLGHKAVAAEKPLDKRVAFLNAPELIPVSQSEEHLVLDAGENHSYQIGDLLYGLPYHICPTVALYENATSVSSAHADQIWNISSRKRKITI from the coding sequence ATGACAGAAAAGCAATGGTATCATTTGGAGCGGCCTGATTCGGTTGAATCGCCCGGTTTAGTCTTTTACGAAGATCGCATCAAGGCAAACATTCAGTTGCTGATCTCGATGATTGATGATATAAGCCGTTTGCGTCCGCATGTTAAAACACATAAATCTGCCGAGGTTTGCAAACTTTTGATGGATGCCGGCATTTCGAAATTTAAATGTGCTACCATTGCCGAGGCAGAAATGCTGGCTTTGTGTGGCGCAGCTGATGTATTGCTTGCCTATCAGCCAATCGGCCCTAACGTAAATCGCTTTATCACACTTCAACAACAATATCCATTAACCAGGTTCAGCTGTTTGGTCGATAATGAAACCACCGCGCAGGTATTGGCTACGCTTTCACAAAGCAATAAGCTGAAAAGCGTGGTTTTTATTGATGTAAATGTGGGGATGGACCGCACGGGGATTCTTCCGGTAAATGTATTGGATCTGTATGCCAAACTTGCTCAAATGGAAGGCCTGATCTTAAAAGGTTTACATGCTTATGATGGACACATACATGATAGTGGGTTCCCCATACGCTCCGAAAAAGCCAGGACAATAATTGATGTCCTCAACTATTTAAGTGCTGAAATCAATAGCAGGCTTAAACAGCAACCGGTTATTGTTGCCGGTGGAACACCAACTTTTACCATTTACAATACACAAACTGCTTTTGATTGTAGTCCCGGTACTTTTGCGCTTTGGGATAAAGGTTATCAGGATGCTTTTGAAGAACAGCATTTTTTTACTGCTGCTTTGGTGGTATCGAGAATTGTTTCGCTGCCCGGAATTAACCTGATCTGCTGCGACCTCGGACATAAAGCCGTTGCAGCAGAAAAACCACTCGATAAAAGGGTCGCTTTTTTAAATGCACCCGAACTTATACCAGTTAGTCAAAGTGAAGAACACCTGGTTTTGGATGCCGGAGAAAATCACAGCTATCAAATAGGCGATCTGCTTTATGGTTTGCCTTATCATATATGTCCAACGGTAGCCCTTTACGAAAATGCCACTTCCGTTTCTTCAGCCCATGCTGATCAAATCTGGAATATCAGTTCAAGAAAAAGAAAAATAACGATATAA
- a CDS encoding dipeptidase produces the protein MFTIDAHLDLSMNALEWNRDLTRPLAEINEREQGLSDKPDRAKATVSLPELRKGNVGLVVATQIARFVAPDNHLPGWHSPEQAWAQTQGQLAWYKAMEEAGEMYQVNDLQSLEKHLALWKADSPTEKKPVGYILSLEGADSIVSVDYLQRAYDNGLRAIGPAHYGPGRYAQGTDATGKLRPGAYKLLAEMERLNIILDATHLCDDSFWDALDHFNGHVWASHNNCRALVNHNRQFSDEQIKALIARGAVIGGALDAWMMVPGWQRGISSPKEMNCNLEVMIDHIDHICQLAGNANHVGIGSDLDGAFGREQCPYDLESIADLDKIPALFAKRGYNTNDIENLMNGNWIRFLRKAWKA, from the coding sequence ATGTTTACGATAGATGCCCATCTTGATTTAAGTATGAACGCGCTGGAATGGAACCGTGATTTAACACGTCCGCTGGCCGAAATAAACGAACGTGAACAAGGATTATCCGATAAACCCGACAGGGCTAAAGCAACCGTATCTTTGCCCGAACTTCGCAAAGGTAATGTAGGTTTGGTGGTGGCTACTCAAATTGCCCGGTTTGTGGCGCCCGATAATCACTTGCCTGGCTGGCATTCTCCTGAACAGGCCTGGGCACAAACCCAGGGACAGCTGGCATGGTATAAGGCCATGGAAGAAGCTGGTGAAATGTATCAGGTAAACGATCTGCAGAGTTTAGAAAAACACCTGGCTCTGTGGAAAGCAGATTCCCCGACCGAAAAGAAACCTGTTGGCTATATTTTAAGCCTGGAAGGTGCCGATTCCATCGTTTCCGTCGATTATCTTCAAAGGGCTTACGATAATGGGTTACGGGCTATTGGTCCGGCGCATTACGGTCCGGGCAGATACGCACAGGGCACAGATGCCACCGGCAAACTACGTCCGGGAGCGTATAAACTGCTTGCCGAAATGGAAAGGCTCAATATTATTCTTGATGCGACACATTTATGCGACGATAGTTTTTGGGATGCGCTCGATCATTTCAACGGTCATGTTTGGGCCTCGCACAACAATTGCAGGGCATTGGTGAACCATAACCGTCAGTTTAGCGATGAGCAGATTAAAGCACTGATTGCCCGCGGGGCAGTAATTGGTGGTGCTTTAGATGCCTGGATGATGGTGCCCGGATGGCAAAGGGGAATATCCAGCCCAAAAGAAATGAACTGTAACCTTGAAGTGATGATTGATCACATCGATCACATCTGTCAGCTTGCAGGTAATGCCAATCACGTGGGTATCGGTTCTGATCTGGATGGTGCATTTGGCAGAGAGCAATGCCCTTACGACCTGGAAAGCATTGCCGATCTGGACAAAATACCCGCTTTGTTTGCCAAACGCGGTTATAATACAAATGATATCGAAAATTTAATGAATGGCAATTGGATCAGGTTTTTGCGCAAGGCCTGGAAAGCATAA
- a CDS encoding glycoside hydrolase family 3 N-terminal domain-containing protein, with the protein MKKIIVYSILFLSFFSGSLSAQKKNKDAVYQNPKASTEKRIADLLLRMTVEEKVGQISTPLGWPMYEKTGNTVAVSEAFKKTLKEEFTGMLWATLRADPWTKKTLLNGLNPELAAKATNAIQKYAMEQSRLGIPILLAEECPHGHMAIGATVFPTSLGQASTWNPMLIEKMAAAIGEETRLQGGHIGYGPVLDLAREPRWSRVEETYGEDPWLISKMGVAMVKGFQGTDLKSGYNVVSTLKHFAAYGAPEGGHNGGSISVGLRGLNQFYLPPIKAAVDAGALSVMTAYNSIDGIPCTANPYLLKELLIKEWKFKGFSISDLGSISGLYNNHYVAANAEGAAALAINAGLDADLSGYGFGKSLVSAVKSGKVQQAVLDTAVSRVLRVKFSMGLFEKPFVDPSEALAKVRNAEKVNLAAQVARESLILLKNKNAVLPLNKNIKKLAVIGPNADNVYNQLGDYTAPQDQGNVITVLQGIKNKLGNATQIMYAKGCDVRDTSSNDIEAAVALAREADAAVVVLGGSSARDFKTEYQESGAANVKQSEEKLSDMESGEGFDRSTLDMLGNQMKLLSELKKTGKPIILVLIMGRPLNLNYAAENIDAILNAWYPGQGGGTAIADVLFGDYNPSGRLPISFPKSVGQLPVYYNVMASLRRPYLEGDAKPLYSFGFGLSYTTFKYSGLKVGKSNTAAGGITVEFDVKNTGNVAGEEVPQLYIGHKNASVVMPVQELKGFTKVLLKVGEKKHLTINVKAEDLKIYNAAMQWVNEGELNIMVGPSSDDIALSAQLK; encoded by the coding sequence ATGAAGAAAATAATAGTTTATAGCATTTTATTTTTATCCTTTTTCAGCGGAAGTCTTTCTGCCCAAAAGAAAAATAAGGATGCAGTTTATCAAAATCCGAAGGCCTCAACCGAAAAACGCATTGCCGATCTGCTTTTAAGGATGACTGTGGAAGAAAAAGTAGGACAGATTTCTACCCCGCTTGGCTGGCCAATGTATGAAAAAACCGGAAATACAGTTGCGGTAAGTGAAGCTTTTAAAAAGACACTTAAAGAAGAATTTACCGGGATGCTCTGGGCGACATTAAGAGCAGATCCCTGGACCAAGAAGACATTATTAAACGGTTTAAATCCCGAATTAGCCGCTAAAGCCACAAATGCCATCCAGAAATATGCAATGGAGCAAAGCAGACTGGGTATCCCTATATTACTGGCCGAAGAGTGCCCTCATGGTCACATGGCTATCGGTGCAACTGTTTTCCCAACCTCTTTAGGCCAGGCCAGTACCTGGAACCCCATGCTGATTGAAAAGATGGCAGCTGCAATTGGGGAAGAAACACGTTTACAGGGCGGGCATATAGGATATGGCCCCGTACTTGATTTGGCAAGAGAACCCAGATGGTCGAGAGTGGAAGAAACTTATGGAGAAGATCCATGGCTGATCAGTAAAATGGGCGTTGCTATGGTAAAGGGGTTTCAGGGTACAGATTTAAAAAGTGGATACAATGTGGTATCTACCTTAAAACATTTTGCCGCTTATGGTGCACCTGAAGGCGGGCATAACGGCGGAAGCATTTCTGTAGGTTTAAGAGGCCTCAACCAGTTTTATCTGCCACCCATTAAGGCTGCGGTTGATGCCGGCGCACTTTCGGTGATGACAGCCTACAATTCTATTGATGGAATTCCCTGTACTGCCAACCCATATCTGCTCAAGGAACTGCTGATCAAAGAATGGAAATTTAAAGGTTTCAGTATTTCAGATTTAGGCAGCATTTCAGGGCTTTATAACAATCACTATGTAGCGGCTAATGCCGAAGGTGCTGCGGCCCTGGCCATTAATGCAGGCCTTGATGCAGATTTAAGTGGTTATGGTTTTGGAAAATCATTGGTAAGTGCAGTTAAGAGCGGTAAGGTACAACAAGCTGTTTTAGATACAGCAGTAAGCCGCGTACTGCGGGTTAAATTTAGCATGGGCCTTTTCGAAAAGCCTTTTGTAGATCCTTCAGAAGCTTTGGCGAAAGTAAGGAACGCTGAGAAAGTAAACCTGGCTGCTCAGGTGGCAAGAGAGTCGCTGATCCTGCTCAAAAATAAAAATGCTGTTTTGCCATTAAATAAAAACATCAAAAAACTGGCTGTAATTGGTCCGAATGCCGATAATGTTTACAACCAGCTTGGCGATTATACCGCTCCACAAGATCAGGGAAATGTGATTACCGTATTACAGGGAATCAAAAACAAACTGGGAAATGCTACACAGATTATGTATGCTAAAGGCTGCGATGTACGCGATACCAGCTCAAATGATATCGAAGCGGCGGTGGCCTTAGCCCGCGAGGCTGATGCTGCTGTTGTAGTTCTGGGCGGGTCGAGTGCAAGGGATTTTAAAACCGAATACCAGGAGTCGGGTGCGGCAAATGTAAAACAATCAGAAGAAAAACTTTCGGATATGGAAAGTGGTGAAGGTTTCGACCGCTCTACCTTAGATATGCTGGGCAACCAAATGAAACTTTTAAGCGAATTGAAAAAAACAGGTAAACCAATAATTTTGGTCTTGATTATGGGGCGGCCATTGAACCTGAATTATGCCGCCGAAAATATCGATGCCATTTTAAATGCCTGGTATCCGGGGCAAGGTGGAGGAACGGCAATTGCTGATGTTTTATTTGGTGATTACAATCCTTCGGGCAGGCTGCCCATATCTTTCCCGAAATCGGTTGGGCAGTTGCCGGTTTATTACAATGTAATGGCTTCACTAAGAAGACCTTATTTAGAAGGTGATGCAAAACCGCTTTACAGTTTCGGTTTCGGCCTCAGTTACACTACTTTTAAATACTCAGGTTTAAAAGTGGGCAAAAGCAACACAGCGGCCGGTGGAATTACGGTCGAATTTGATGTGAAAAATACAGGGAATGTAGCTGGTGAAGAAGTTCCACAATTGTACATCGGCCATAAAAATGCCAGTGTGGTGATGCCGGTTCAGGAACTTAAAGGTTTTACAAAAGTATTGTTAAAAGTAGGGGAGAAAAAACACCTGACCATTAATGTTAAAGCCGAAGATTTGAAGATTTATAATGCAGCTATGCAATGGGTAAATGAAGGCGAACTGAATATTATGGTTGGTCCTTCTTCCGATGATATCGCTTTGTCTGCGCAGCTGAAATAA
- a CDS encoding Crp/Fnr family transcriptional regulator has translation MSPQEILKNHLTKTISLTDAEFDYFYSHFKPLSFKKGEAIITAGDRVDCEYFVLEGCLKTFFINDDQKMFILQFAMPTWWASDFNSLYNGDAATVNLDCVTDAEVLCLSSEDREKLCKEIYPLEYFFRWRSNRGYVASQKRLLSFMNNDAKTRYEELLAMYPQLYNIVPKQLIAAYLGVSRETLSRLY, from the coding sequence ATGTCTCCACAGGAAATCTTAAAAAACCATCTCACCAAAACCATTAGCCTGACGGATGCCGAGTTCGATTATTTCTACTCGCATTTTAAACCTTTATCATTCAAAAAAGGTGAGGCCATTATCACTGCAGGCGATCGCGTAGACTGTGAGTATTTTGTGCTGGAAGGATGTTTGAAGACATTTTTTATCAACGATGATCAAAAGATGTTTATCCTGCAGTTTGCCATGCCTACCTGGTGGGCGTCTGACTTTAATTCCCTATACAACGGGGATGCTGCAACGGTTAATCTTGACTGTGTGACCGATGCAGAAGTATTGTGCCTATCCAGTGAGGATAGGGAAAAGCTGTGTAAAGAAATTTATCCCCTTGAATATTTCTTTCGCTGGCGCTCTAATAGGGGCTATGTAGCTTCGCAAAAAAGATTGCTGTCATTTATGAACAACGATGCCAAAACCCGTTACGAAGAGTTATTGGCTATGTACCCTCAATTGTATAACATTGTTCCCAAACAGCTTATTGCGGCCTATTTAGGCGTTTCCCGCGAAACACTGAGCAGATTGTATTAG
- a CDS encoding alpha/beta hydrolase has protein sequence MKTLKFYSLILLALMVNASIYAQNANTEKPTIIFVHGIWADGSSFAYQIGALQAKGYQVISVQNPITSLADDVAATQRAIDQVKGKVLLVGHSWGGFVITQAGNDPKVIGMVYLAAYGPDLGESLLAVSANGPKTELTKYLAPTNGFVYISEAGVKSVFANDLSPKQQALVYATQTPAFHTVFEDKSGTPAWKNKPSWYVLAKNDKTIAPDLQRFMAKRMNAKTIEIESSHVVMISHAKEVLNVIEAAASAK, from the coding sequence ATGAAAACGCTAAAATTTTATTCACTTATATTGCTAGCCTTAATGGTTAATGCAAGCATTTATGCCCAAAATGCAAATACCGAAAAACCAACCATCATTTTTGTACATGGAATATGGGCCGATGGTTCAAGTTTCGCTTATCAAATTGGCGCTTTACAGGCTAAAGGTTATCAGGTAATTTCCGTGCAAAACCCAATTACATCATTAGCTGATGATGTTGCGGCTACCCAAAGGGCTATTGATCAGGTAAAGGGTAAGGTACTATTGGTTGGCCACTCCTGGGGTGGTTTTGTTATTACACAGGCCGGAAATGACCCCAAGGTAATCGGAATGGTTTACCTGGCGGCTTACGGACCGGATTTAGGCGAATCCTTATTGGCCGTATCTGCAAATGGTCCAAAAACCGAACTCACCAAATACCTTGCGCCAACCAACGGTTTTGTTTATATCTCTGAAGCAGGCGTGAAATCTGTATTCGCCAACGACCTGAGCCCGAAACAACAGGCTTTGGTTTATGCAACACAAACACCTGCTTTCCATACCGTGTTTGAAGATAAAAGTGGTACACCTGCCTGGAAAAATAAACCAAGCTGGTATGTATTAGCCAAAAACGACAAAACTATAGCCCCTGACCTGCAGCGTTTTATGGCAAAACGGATGAACGCAAAAACCATCGAGATTGAATCGAGCCATGTGGTAATGATCTCGCATGCCAAAGAAGTATTAAATGTAATTGAAGCAGCTGCCAGCGCTAAATAA
- a CDS encoding type 1 glutamine amidotransferase domain-containing protein translates to MSKRILIIVSNAKVIGPKNRKTGVFLDEVAHPYIAFDDAGYQIDFASITGEVPNLDNMEAKDEESNARFLQEGGWEKMQHNTKLADVDASIYDAIFVPGGLAPMVDMPENALLKKVIAETYERKAVVGAVCHGPVSLLNVKLSDGTFLLKDKNITSFTNEEENHYAKDDVPFLLESALTAQGGKFHAAAPWSDNSIADGNLVTGQNPASARGTAQKVIAILEA, encoded by the coding sequence ATGTCAAAAAGAATATTAATTATCGTTTCCAATGCAAAAGTAATTGGACCAAAAAACAGGAAAACCGGTGTATTTCTTGATGAAGTAGCCCACCCTTATATAGCATTTGATGATGCAGGTTACCAGATCGACTTTGCCAGCATTACCGGAGAAGTTCCAAACCTTGATAATATGGAGGCAAAAGACGAAGAATCGAATGCCAGGTTCCTTCAGGAAGGCGGATGGGAAAAAATGCAGCATAATACTAAACTTGCTGACGTGGATGCAAGTATTTATGATGCCATTTTTGTTCCCGGAGGTTTAGCCCCCATGGTTGATATGCCAGAGAATGCCCTGCTGAAAAAAGTAATTGCCGAAACTTACGAAAGAAAAGCGGTAGTGGGTGCCGTATGTCATGGACCGGTATCATTGCTGAATGTAAAACTTAGCGATGGCACTTTCCTTTTAAAAGACAAAAACATCACTTCGTTTACCAATGAAGAAGAAAATCATTATGCAAAAGACGATGTCCCGTTTTTGTTGGAAAGCGCACTTACTGCGCAGGGGGGTAAATTTCATGCGGCGGCACCATGGTCTGATAACAGCATTGCCGATGGCAACCTCGTAACCGGCCAAAATCCAGCATCTGCAAGGGGTACTGCCCAAAAAGTAATTGCAATTTTAGAAGCATAA
- a CDS encoding putative quinol monooxygenase has product MEKELIVKWKIKESETQGILTLLEELVEKTRNEPGNISYHIYQSVENANELILHERYADADAVEKHKTADHYQKIVLKQIIPHLEIREVNLIKKLF; this is encoded by the coding sequence ATGGAAAAAGAACTGATAGTAAAATGGAAAATCAAGGAAAGTGAAACGCAGGGAATTTTAACACTGCTTGAAGAACTGGTTGAAAAAACCAGAAATGAACCAGGCAATATCTCCTATCATATCTATCAATCGGTAGAAAATGCCAACGAGCTTATTTTACATGAGCGCTATGCAGATGCTGATGCCGTAGAGAAACATAAAACTGCTGATCATTATCAGAAAATCGTACTGAAACAGATCATTCCACACTTAGAAATCCGTGAAGTAAACCTTATAAAAAAACTTTTTTAA
- a CDS encoding MarR family winged helix-turn-helix transcriptional regulator encodes MPKKIEFHFKSPLDSPGYLLGQLTMLWQRKLKRVLDPLDLTHTQFALLCALAWLSKESNNVTQVDIANQGNADRMMVSKVLRTLEEKKFITRQEHKTDTRAKTISLTETGETVLQKAIVSVENADLAFFSMLDKDLPIFNSNMASLIEMNKSD; translated from the coding sequence ATGCCTAAAAAAATAGAATTCCATTTTAAGAGCCCGCTGGACAGCCCAGGCTACCTGCTTGGACAGCTAACGATGTTATGGCAGCGTAAACTAAAGCGTGTGCTTGACCCTTTGGACCTTACCCATACCCAATTTGCATTGCTCTGCGCACTGGCCTGGCTTTCTAAGGAAAGCAATAATGTTACCCAGGTAGATATTGCCAACCAGGGCAATGCAGACCGGATGATGGTATCGAAGGTATTGCGAACACTGGAGGAAAAAAAATTCATTACCAGACAAGAGCATAAAACCGATACCCGGGCAAAGACCATCAGCCTGACTGAAACAGGGGAAACTGTGCTACAAAAAGCCATTGTCTCTGTGGAAAACGCAGACTTAGCATTCTTTTCTATGCTGGATAAGGATCTGCCCATCTTTAATTCCAATATGGCCTCATTAATAGAAATGAACAAAAGCGATTAA
- a CDS encoding EVE domain-containing protein, producing the protein MENQDTKYWIIVASKDHVKNGIAEGIAQACNGKASPLRRIRKGDFIIYYSSKQTMGQPQPCQQFTAIGKVTDEQTYQFQVSEDFCPSRRNVEFLPGMAVSILPLIAELDFIPNKKSWGYPFRFGFFEIKHHDFELISSQMLLKDYA; encoded by the coding sequence ATGGAAAATCAAGATACAAAATATTGGATCATCGTAGCCTCAAAAGACCATGTTAAAAATGGCATAGCTGAGGGCATCGCTCAGGCCTGTAATGGGAAAGCATCCCCGCTAAGAAGAATACGCAAGGGTGATTTTATTATTTACTATTCCAGCAAACAGACAATGGGACAACCTCAGCCCTGTCAGCAATTTACCGCAATAGGCAAGGTAACAGATGAGCAGACTTACCAATTCCAGGTTTCAGAAGATTTCTGTCCCTCAAGGCGAAATGTCGAATTTTTGCCTGGTATGGCTGTTTCTATCCTACCTTTGATCGCTGAACTGGATTTCATACCTAACAAAAAAAGCTGGGGTTATCCCTTTCGTTTTGGTTTTTTTGAGATCAAACACCACGACTTTGAACTGATATCTTCTCAAATGCTACTAAAAGACTATGCCTAA
- a CDS encoding VOC family protein, whose product MRKLDFASLQVRDLDISKDFYTSKLGFEIAVVNPAACIFKYNEGEASFAIRKPLTDLTGKELGIGASLWFAIDGDIEELQTTLTEREVTILGPVSNTPFGRTLIVKDPDGYNITFLQPN is encoded by the coding sequence ATGAGAAAATTAGATTTTGCATCCCTGCAAGTAAGGGATTTAGACATTTCAAAAGATTTTTACACCAGCAAACTCGGCTTTGAAATAGCTGTTGTTAATCCTGCAGCCTGTATTTTTAAATATAATGAAGGAGAAGCAAGTTTTGCCATCAGAAAACCGCTAACAGACCTAACAGGCAAAGAACTTGGTATCGGTGCATCGCTCTGGTTTGCCATTGATGGAGACATTGAGGAACTGCAAACAACATTAACTGAAAGAGAAGTTACAATTCTGGGGCCGGTAAGCAATACTCCATTCGGAAGAACGCTTATTGTAAAAGACCCTGACGGATACAACATCACTTTTTTGCAACCAAACTAA